The Crocinitomicaceae bacterium sequence CAGCTAATCCATTGATATTGGTAACTCCTGTCTGACCGGTACTCCAGGTGATGTTGTAAGGTGCGGCTCCATTGGAAATTGTTAGTACCGCACTTCCATTTGCATCTCCATTACAAAGAACACTGCTTGTTCCAACATAGATGTCAAATAAATTACAAGGGGGTTGACTGATGTATAAACTATCTGTCAATACACAACCATTATCATCCGTAATATCTACAAGATACCACCCGTAAGGTACGCCTGAAATATCATCCGTTGTTGCGAGATTTGACCAGCTATAATCATACGTTCCGGTACCACCGGACACGTTGGTTTGTGCTGATCCGTCTGAGCCACCTTGGGTTGTAACGTCTGTATGTGTAAACGTATTTGACAATACTGTTGGTTCATTCACAGCAACCACTCCTGTAGCCAAACATCCATTATCATCTGTTACAACTACAGTATAAGTTCCGGCAGGTAAATTGTTTGCAGTACTTGTAGTTTGTGATGCATAATCATTCCATAAAATGTTGAAAGGTGAAGTACCATTTACAGTGACTACTGTTGCTGTTCCGCTAGAATCATCAAAACACAATGCAGATGTTGCAAGGGTGTTGACTGAAAAACCTGCGCAAAATGGTTTGTTCACAACAGTGCTGCCTGTCAATTGACATCCGTTATCATCAGTAACTGTTACAGTATATAATCCATACGGCAGGCCGGTTAATCCTGCTGTTGTTCCGCCTGTATTCCATGAGTAAAAATATGGACTTGTTCCGCCTGAAGGAATTGCTGTTGCGGTTCCATCAGAACCGCCATCAGTAGTGACAGGTGTACTGTTTACAGTTAAATTAAGAGCCGAGGGAGCTGTAACAGTGATACAATCTGATGCCTGACATCCATTTGCGTCTGTAATTGTCAAGCAATGGGTACCTGTTCCCACTGTTGTACCTTGTGTAACATCACCATTTGTCCACTGAAATTCAAACGGAGCTAAACCGCCAGTGATTGCCGGCATTACTGCAATTTCTGAATTACTGCAATTGAGTGCAATGTCTGCAAGATTGGTTTCAATAGTATCAACAAAAAACAAAGTTACCTCATCACTATCTTCTGTGCATCCTGTTCCAGCACCGGTAGATGTTAGCGTAAGTGTTACTGATCCAAAATTAATTTCTGAACTTGTGGGTATATACGTTAGTGTTAAATCTGTATTTGAACTAAGATAAGTTCCTGTTCCGCCTGTCCAAATTCCCGTAGATGAATTTGCAATTAACCCTGTGAGATTAGCATTTGGATAAGTAGCACACAGCACTTGATCAACGCCGGCATCAGACACTGGTGGATATACTTCACTCACGGTAAATGTGTGAAAAAATCCGGCGCAATTTCCGGGTTCATAATTTCCGTCGCGAACTTCAACGGTGTAAACTCCCGCTGTATTAAATGTGAAATTTGGTCCTGATCCTAATAAACTCATCGAACTATTGTAATAATAAAAAGTGTAGTTACCATCACCCCCACTTGCAACAGGTGTAACTATGGCCGCACTGCCTGAACAAAATGATTCGTTGTCTGCATAAACTTTTACTGAATCAAGAATTGTAAATGACATGGTATCACAATACATCAAGGCGCCAATATTTGGACAATAATCAAGAATTGGATATCCGCAAACTTGATATTCTATATAATTTGGCCCGGCAGGATCAGGGGTAAAAGTAGGTTGAATGCAATCATCACAACTGAGGTAAGAATTGTATGCACCATCAGGATTTGGATCAACGGATAACCACGAAACAGAAGTTGCTGTTACCCCAAGCACTTCAATTGACTCAACACAATTCAGTGGTAAAACCTGATCTCCCGGAAAGGTTGGTTTGGAAACAGAAACCAAGGTATAGTTTCCGTTATCTGTTCCGGGTTTGCAAAATGTCAGAGTGAATGGATTTGTATTTGCCAAACAAATGGTGTCTTTCAAATCATGCTCAGGTCCGCAATCAATTTGCCAATTGAGTGATCCAAAGGCTCCGGCGCCGTCATAATCAAAATATATACCTCCACTATTTGGGTCAGGTATGATTTCAAAACTGATACAATTGTTACTTGAAGAAACACCGCAGCACTGTCCTTGTCTGTCAAGCGCGTCCTGCTCAAGCAAGACCCACGTACTATCAGGCGAACCTGTTAAGTCAACAATGTATGTTGGAACGTTTGAACCACATTGCGCATACAATAATTTAGATGCAGTCAATAATAATAAAGAAAGAAGTAGCTTATTCATAAGAGGAATAAATTGTATTCGACAAAGTTATGTAACCACTTAACCGAAACGTCTGACGTCAATCACTCTGAATACCAATGTTTATCAGTGATACAGATCATAAAAGTCTAAACTAATCACTGTTTATATTTTTGTTGTTTAGTTAATTAGCGTGATGTTTTTTTTCAATAAAGAGACCTTTCGATGAATGAATTGTGTAACATTTGTTACATTCACAACCTGTTAAAAGTCATTTATCTCATGAAAAAATTATCACTTCGCACGTTATTATTTTCCATCGCAGCTGTTCAATTACTTCTGTCATGCAATGGAAGCTCTGAGACAACAAAACCGGTTGACACCACCGCCATTGAGGTGATTGATTCAGTTATTCTTGACTCCAATATCATCATTGATACAGATGCCTTGATGGCAAAATATTCTTCAGGTGCTGCGCTTCCGTTTATCCCTGACAGCACCTGGCTTGCAGATGTTGAATTATCAGATTCAAACTTACTCACAGCAAATGAGGCTATCTATTTATCGTATGGCTATGTAACAAGTGATATTTCTTATCATGCCACAACCTGTGTTGATGATTTTGTTTTCTTTGATTCACTCAAACAACATGATGAATATGATGCATATATTGAAACTGTTGGCCTTGGGCAAATGGTAATATCAGACGCTTATGTTGTGCAAAAACTGCTTGTCAATGATTCAACGGAACTGCTTTTGTGGTTGGTTGATTACGCAACGTATGAAGCTTGTCCATACTCTGCCGGACGTGTGCTTTATGCCTCTATATGGCGAAACGGTCATATCACAAGTTCAACCATCATTGGTGAAGATTCTGGTGGAGGAGATGCGCCTTATTGGGGTGGCACTTCTGTACTACCAAATTTTACTTCAACAGGATTCACTGTAACCAGAAAAGAAATCAATGGCGAGGGTGAAGTGGATGAAAATGACAATGAAATAGTCACTACCGAACAATATGATTTTATTTTAGAAATTAGCCCTGAAGGTGTTTGGATGATTACTGCTTTGAAGGGGTGATTATTTTTTTCTACTGTTGCTTTTTTTCTGCAATGCAATAAAGTTTAAATCGACAGTATTGGAGTTAATCCTTTATTCTCACAACATACCTAAATCCAACAGTTGAATAGGATTTTTCTGGATTAGAAAAGCGCTTTGGGTAAAGACCCTCAGTGTTCACACCTAGAATCATTCCATATCGTTCATCAAACCAATTGCCTCCTAAAATCATCTTTCCTGTTGTATCATTCTGAATAAAATTTGCGAAGTCGATGTTGCGTTGATTTTCGCAATAAGAAATGTCTGAGTAACAATTGTAATTCTGATAGGCCTGAAAAAGTTTATCGTAATGTGTTTTAAAATCGGCGTTCATCCATTCAGATAAATTATTGGATAAAAACCGAATATCATTGACCAGGTAGTTTTGTGTATATCTCATGAACGAAACGTAATAAGTTAATTCTTGAATTTCGTGCGTATTGTTTTCATTCAGTTTTTTCAAAATCCATTTCCGCATCGACTTTAATTCTGTCTGATTAGTTGCATCAAAAGGTAAACCCACTTTTTCGGTGAAACCAATCGCGTTCAATAAGAGTAATTCATGAAATTGACCATAATCTCCGGTTGACCAGTCAAGTAATAAATCTGTCACTAAATTGTCGTCTTGAATGGATGAAGCCATCAGATTTTGGTATGGCACACAAATAGCCCATTCATATTCTTGCGGAGTCGGCAAATCAAATGAAAACCGTTCACCCCAAGTGGGATTTTTCGCATAAAATTGTTGCTCTTTCCAATGACAAAAAGCTTTGGCTTGTTCCCATGATACACCATTAACAGGGAAATTATCATACGCCGGATGCCAGAAGTACATATTGGTAAGTGGATCATTATACGCATATCGGGTATCTCTTACCCAGCTCAGGGTATCCGGATAGATCACAAGCTCATTGATTCTAAAATACTTTGACGAATCGTATTGATTGTAGAGATTGTTTTTTCTCAGTGAATCTTCTATATGCTCTAGTGTATCCACATCGGCTTTAATTCTTTCCAGATCATTTTCAAAAAATCGGTAAACAAGCTTTGTAACATCCAATTCTCTGCGTCTATACCAGCGTTCATTGGGGTGCAAATAAAATTGATAGGTAACCGGAACCAAACGTTCATGATCCATTTTTTCCCAAACATCAAAGTCTTGTCTGAACGAAAAATGCTTGCGATTTTCTGATCTGTTCGCAGGGTCAGGGACTTTCCAAATTAGATCGTTCTCGTCGAAATAAACTGACTTAGAATTAGCGTTTAGCATTGCAAAAACTTCTTCGTCGGTAAATTTTTCGCTC is a genomic window containing:
- a CDS encoding SUMF1/EgtB/PvdO family nonheme iron enzyme — encoded protein: MKSKFLLPLLIISVNSWSQKNQLVALHVDVLGKKHDYVRYYHPIEGTYEIKTSQFFNHKRTHQEMHHCVFIDPRVHLKDSITHIQANSLRYYIDPSELLYVDWQLTSDSTTYTVFNEFKESAKKIRATKYQELVENYFKPFYFRKYEVTNWEYREFVYWVRDSIFKEAVYASEKFTDEEVFAMLNANSKSVYFDENDLIWKVPDPANRSENRKHFSFRQDFDVWEKMDHERLVPVTYQFYLHPNERWYRRRELDVTKLVYRFFENDLERIKADVDTLEHIEDSLRKNNLYNQYDSSKYFRINELVIYPDTLSWVRDTRYAYNDPLTNMYFWHPAYDNFPVNGVSWEQAKAFCHWKEQQFYAKNPTWGERFSFDLPTPQEYEWAICVPYQNLMASSIQDDNLVTDLLLDWSTGDYGQFHELLLLNAIGFTEKVGLPFDATNQTELKSMRKWILKKLNENNTHEIQELTYYVSFMRYTQNYLVNDIRFLSNNLSEWMNADFKTHYDKLFQAYQNYNCYSDISYCENQRNIDFANFIQNDTTGKMILGGNWFDERYGMILGVNTEGLYPKRFSNPEKSYSTVGFRYVVRIKD